A stretch of DNA from Negativicutes bacterium:
GGGCTGTCGGCGGCGGCGGTTTGGGTGATATTGCCGTGCGCTACGGACTGCACCGACATGAAGCAGGCGTAATGCCCGTTACTCTGCTGCTGCTGATCGTCATGGTCTGCAGTATCCAGATCGGTTTTGCCCGTTTTGCCGATCATCTCGATAAAAAATAAGCGTCAGCGTCTGTTGCGCTCAAATCAGGATGCCCGCCGTTTCAATTTACAATCAACGCAGTTAATAACATGAAAAGGAACTGTTTGCACTCTTTTCATCTCTATTTGTGCCTCAAGCGCTGCGAAAAGAATGGATTTTAACATGAAAGAAGGATTTCAACCATGAAAAAACAAACCGTAAAAGTCATTCTGCTTGCTCTCAGTCTCTGCCTGCTGCTGGCCGCCCTCTCTGCTTGTTCCAAGAAAGCAGACACGCCCGCGGCGGCAGAAAAAACTCCGGTTGTGATCAAAGTCGGCGCCACCCCTGTGCCGCATGCGGAGATTTTAGAACAGATCAAACCCTTGCTGGCAGAAAAAAACATCGACCTGCAAATTGTAGAGTTCACCGACTACGTCCTGCCCAATCTGGCTTTGCAGGATGGGGAACTCGATGCCAATTTCTTTCAGCATGTGCCTTATCTCGATTATTTCAACGAAAGCAACAAAACCAATTTAGTCGCCATTCAGGCAGTCCATTTTGAACCGCTCGGCATTTATCCCGGTCGGACGGCCAGTCTTGACGCCTTAAAAGAGGGCGCAACCATCGCCATACCCAATGACGCCAGCAACGAAGCCCGTGCGCTGTTGCTGCTGCAGAGTTTGGGTCTGATCACACTGAAGAGCGATGCGGGTCTGACCGCCACCCCCAATGAGATTGTCGGCAATCCGCTTAAGCTGAAATTTACCGAATTGGAAGCTGTTT
This window harbors:
- a CDS encoding MetQ/NlpA family ABC transporter substrate-binding protein, producing MKKQTVKVILLALSLCLLLAALSACSKKADTPAAAEKTPVVIKVGATPVPHAEILEQIKPLLAEKNIDLQIVEFTDYVLPNLALQDGELDANFFQHVPYLDYFNESNKTNLVAIQAVHFEPLGIYPGRTASLDALKEGATIAIPNDASNEARALLLLQSLGLITLKSDAGLTATPNEIVGNPLKLKFTELEAVYLTTALPDVDLAVINGNYAVEAKITETLLACEDKDSQAAATYANVLVVKAGNEKKPELLAFAAALTSDTVKSFIEKTYHNTVIAVFE